CATCGCCAGGTGGGGCGGCTTGCCGTAGCCGGCGGTGATGAGCAGGTCCGGGTGGGCGGACCGGAGCCTCCGCAGAGGCTCCTCGCCACCGTCACGCAGGTCGGGCAGGATCGAGAAGTCGACCTCGTTGTGGAGTTCGACGAGCGCGATGCGGTCCCTGTGGCCGAGCGTCGTGGCCCAGCCGATCAGCCGGTGCCACGCGTCGGCCAGCACCCCGTACCGGCGCTCCAGGGGGACCGCGTCGATCGCCGTGAACCAGTCGCTGGAGCGGGCGAAGCTGGGCGACTGCTGGTACTCCCAGCTCGCGAGGATGAGGTGGAGGCCGTGGCGCGCGGCGGCGTCGAAGAGTTCCGCCAAGCGGGAGCGGAGGTCGATCCGGTAGCCGCCAGGGGTGTCGTACCAGCGCGTGTTCTGTCCGTAGAACCCGCCGGTGGGAGCCGGACCGAGCCCCTCGATCTCCAGGCCGGTCGCCAGGTCGTCCAGCCCCAGCCCTCCGAACAGCAGCAGCGGGGCAGCACAGATGCGGATGGTGTTGTAGCCGAGAGACGCAGCGTCGGCGCAGACGGCGTCGAGATCGGCGTAGGGCTCCCCCGCACCGGCCCGGGTGTACCAGGAGAAGTCCCACAGGGTGATCGCCAGCCGACGCGGCAGATGTTCAGGGACGGCGCCGGTGAGGCCGTCAGCTGCGGCCTCGGGGAGGTGGCCGGTGCCCAGGTACCTGTCGCTCACGGCTGTCGCCTCGCTTCCTCCCCGGACTGTTCGGGGACCGTCTCATGCTAGGGGCCGACATTCTCGGACGACATGGCGGGACCCCGGGTCCACATGGATGAAACCCCGGTCATCTCGCTTCCGACGCGCTGTGTGGCAAGCTTGACGAGCTTGCCCACGGAGCCGAGGAGGTGCGGCATGGCGACGTCATCCGGCCGTCGTGGCCTCCCGCCGACCCCGGATGAACCGGTCGCTCCCACCGCCCCGGGGCGCCGTGCACTGATCGAAGAGCCGACCGTCTCGTCCCCTCGGCGCGCCGCCACGCCCGCCCCGGCCTCGGCTGGCCCCGCCCGCCGCGGCATCCCACTCGATTCCCCCGCCCGCCCGGCACCGTCACCGCGACTGCTCGCGGCTGCCGGTGTGGGGGTGCTGGCGGTGGCGGTCGGCGTCTCACTGGTGGTGTTCGGTCCGAGCGGAGACTCGGCCGAGCCGGCACCGTCCACACCGGCTGCGACGACCCCGTCGCCGTCGACCCCGAACGGCTCCGCCCCCCGGCGTCGACGCCCGCAGGGCCGGGGCTCCCCACGGCCACGGCACCGCCCGCCACAGCTTCCCCCGGGGACACCGACGCGCCCGTGACCCCGGCCACGCCCACCGTCATCGATTTGGGCGACACGACCTATCCGCTGCAGCCCGGCTGGGAGATCTACTACGACGGGACGGTGCAGGGCGACCGGCGGCTGGTGCGGCTGCGGCAGGCCGACACCGACACCCTGACCCAGATCGTGACGCTGCCGACCGTCGGCGACGATCTCCCCCAGGCTTGCACCGATCTGATGGCCGACCATCGCGCGGCCTACTCGGAGGTCGCCGAGACCCTGCCTGTCAACGAGTCGGCGCTACCGGGTGGCGAGGCCGCGTCCTGCAGCTTCACCGGCGTCCGGGTCGACAGTGGCGTCGCTGCGCAGGTCAGCTTCACGCTGCTGCGCCGCGGCCTCGACAGCCAGGTGTTCATCGTGCGCGATTCCGTGCCGACCAGCGTCCCTGCGGTGGCCGAGGTGCGCACTGAACTCGAGATGGCGCTGTGTGACTCCTCGACCCGGTTCGGCGTCGCATTGACGCGCTGCCAGGGAGTCGCTACTCCTGGCCAGGGCGACGGCTGAGCTGCGCGAACACCGGCCGTAGCCGCATCCACCACTCGTCGAGGGGCCGCTGAGCCTCCCAGTCCATGTCCTCCGTGACCACGCGCCACGGCCCGAACATGCCCTCGGCGCTGCTGGACGCCGCGACGATGTTGGAGGTGCCGGAGGCCAGCTGCCCGTCGAGGTTGGCGATGGCCAGGTAGGCGAGCCGCGTCGCGTTGATCCGGTCGAACGGTGAGGGCACGCCGCCCTGCTGCATGTGGCCGATGACGGCCTGCCGCACCGAGTACAGGCCCCTACCCTCGGCCTCGAACAGCCGGGCGATGACCTCGCCGGTGTAGTGCTCGCTGGCGTCCTCACCCATGACGGTCAGATAGAAGGAACGCCCCGACTCGAAGGAGTCGACCAGCGCCGCCACGTCGGCCGTCAGCTGTTCCAGGCTGATCCCCGTCTCCGGCAGGTACGCCTTCTCGGCGCCTCCTGCGATGGCCCCCATGAGCGGCAGGAAGCCGCAACCGCGCCCCATCGTCTCGACGACGAAGGCACGCTTGCTCGCCGAGGCAGACATGCGCACCATGTCGATGGCGTCGACGACGGTGTTCAGCGCCGTGTCGGAGCCGACCGACATGGGCCAGCCGGGCAGGTTGTTGTCGATGCTCGCGGGCAGCACAGCGATCGGGATGGAGAAGGCCGTGTAACGCTTACGTTCGCGCTCCATGAGGTCAACGGTGGCGTAGGCGTGGAATCCGCCCATCACCAGCAGCGCGTCGATCCGGTGGTCCTCCAGCGAGCGGGCCATCTGGTAGAGCTCGGCCTCGGTGGGGACGTAGCGGCGGGTACCGAAGTCGGCGCCGCCGGTATTGGCCATGCCCTCGACGTCGGACCAGCCGACCTCACGCAGCGCGCCCTCGACCAGGCCGGGCACGCCGCCCTGGACGGCGACCATCTCGAAGCCGCGGTCGAGCCCGGAGCGCACGGCGACGCGGGCCAACTGGTTCATGCCGGGGGCGAGGGCACCGGCGTGCATGATCGCGACCCGGCGGGCCGGGGCGACGGCGGTCACCGTCGGGGTGGCCTCGCTGAGGACCCGGTAGATGTCGACCATGGTCGTGAAGCCGACTCCACGCGCCTCGATGGCTGCGTCGAAATCGCCCTCCGCGATGTAGTCGGCGACCCGGTGTGTGTCCTCGACGGCCTGCAGCAGCGGGACGGACACCACGTGGTCGCGGCGCATCCCGACGAGCATCGGCTCGTCCGTTTCGCCTGCGTCCAGCACCTGATGGACGGCCTCGACGCCGCACGCCGTCGCCATCCACCTGTCGTAGGCCGACGGCGTGCCGCCGCGCTGGACGTGGCCGAGGATGGTGATGCGTGCCTCCTCGCCGGTGCGGTCCAGCAGCACCTGCTGCACCCGCTCGGCGGTGATCGGCTCGCCGTCACGGTCGGCCGCCCCCTCGGCGACCACGATGACCGAGTCGCGTCTGCCCGCGGCCCTTCCGCGGCCGAGGACGTCGACCATCCTGTCCTCCCAGCCGTCGCGCGGCGGGGACTCGGGCAGGAACGTGTAGTCGGCGCCGCCGGCGATGGCCGACATGAGCGCCAGGTAGCCGCAGCGGCGGCCCATGACCTCGACGATGAAGGTCCTGCGGTGTGACTCGGCCGTCGACGAGATCGCATCGATGGCGTCGGTGATCCTGTGCAGCGCCGAGTCGGTGCCGATCGTCATGTCGGTGCCGACCATGTCGTTGTCGATCGACCCGACCAGGCCCACGATGGCGACCCGGGGATGCGCCGCGGCCGCCTCAGGTGTCAGCCTGCCGGCCGCGACGAGTTCCTGCACCAGTCCGGGCCAGGCCAGGCAGAGCTCGCGGCTGCCGGACAGCGAGCCGTCGCCGCCGATCACGATGAGCCGGTCGATGCCCCGTTCGATCAGGTTCTCGACCGCGGTGAGCTGTCCCTCGCGCGTACGGAACTCCGGTGATCTGGCGGTGCCGATCATGGTTCCGCCCTTGGGGAGGATCCCCGAGACGTCGCTCCAGTTCAGCTGGACGATCTGCTCGCCGCCCTCGATGGCGCCCTGCCACCCCTCCTGGACCGCGAACACCTCGACACCCGCGTGGATGCCTGCCCGCACGATGGCACGGACCGCCGCATTCATTCCCTGGGCGTCTCCGCCCGAGGTCATGACCCCGATTCGGCGGGTCACTTACGAGCGCCCTTAGGGCGCACGACCTTGGTGGCCTGCCAGTCATGGGCCACGTTCGCGGTTGAGGTGAGTGACAAGCCGGCGACGGTGACACCCTCGGCCAGCGAGGCGGCGGAGATGAATCCGGGACGGCCGACCTTCGGCGTCAGCAGCCAGACGAAGCCGCCGCTGGCCAGGTCGGTGGTCGCATCGACGAGCCCGTCGGCGACATCACCGTCCTCGTCGCGCCACCAGAGGATGACCGCGTCGACGGCCTCCAGCGGTTCGTCGACCATCTCCGCGTCGATCAGGTCCATGATCTGGTCGCGGAGATCAGCGTCGACGTCCTCGTCCCAGCCCAACTCCTGCACGACCATGTCGAGCGTGAGTCCGAGGAGCTCCGCTCCGTCTGGCGTTTCCTTCGATGTCCCGGGAGCCTTCCCACCTGCGATGTCCACGCCCCAAGCCTGCCAGATCGCGCGGTACTTTTCATCGCACCCCCCTGGTAAAGAGACGGCGGGGGCACCCCGTCGGGGTGCCCCCGCCGATTCTCGACGGGTGATCGCGGTCAGGCGTCGCCTCCCGCGTTGCCGGAGGAGCCGGCCGTCACGTCGTCCAGCTTCCACTTGGCCGCGGCCTCGGTCGCCCATTCCTGTGGCACCTCGCCGGCCACAGCCAGGCGCTGCAGGACCGCGACGGCGATGGAGGGGCCGTCGATGTTGAAGTAGCGGCGTGCGGCGGCGCGGGTGTCCGAGAAGCCGAAGCCGTCGGCGCCCAGCGTGGTGTAGTCGCCGGGGACCCACTGCCGGATCTGGTCGGGAACGGCCCGCATGTAGTCGGACACGGCGACGACGGGGCCGGGTGCGCCCGCGAGCTTCTGCTCGACCCAGGTGGGTTCGTGCTGGCCGAACGGGTCGTGGAAGGCCCGCTCGTCGGCCTGGAGGCCCTCGCGGCGCAGCTCGCCCCAGGAGGTGACGCTCCAGACGTCGGCGACGATCCCGTAGTCCGCCTTCAGCAGTTCCTGCGCCTCGATGGCCCAGGCCATCCCGACGCCGGAGGCGAGGATCTGGGCGCGGCGTGCGTCCTCCCCGACCCCGTCGAAGCTGCCAGGCTTCACCAGGTACATGCCGCGGAGGATGCCCTCGACCTCGATGCCCTCCGGCTCGGCCGGCTGGACGATCGGCTCGTTGTACACCGTCAGGTAGTACATGACGTTCTCCGGCTGCTCCCCGTACATACGGCGCAGGCCGTCGCGCATGATGTGGGCGATCTCGTAGCCGTAGGCCGGGTCGTAGCTGACGACGGCCGTGTTGGTGGAGGCCAGGATCGGCGAGTGTCCGTCCATGTGCTGCGTCCCCTCACCGGTCAGCGTGGTGCGGCCGGCGGTGGCGCCTATCATGAAGCCGCGCGTCAGCTGGTCGGCCGCGGCCCACATCGCGTCGCCGGTGCGCTGGAACCCGAACATCGAGTAGAAGATGTAGATCGGGACCATGGGCTCGCCGTGCGTCGAGTAGGAGCTGCCCGCGGCGGTGAAGGACGCGACGGAGCCGGCCTCGTTGATGCCGGTGTGCAGGATCTGGCCCGACTTCGACTCGCGGTAGCTGAGGAACAACTCGTTGTCGACCGGCGTGTAGTTCTGGCCGTGCGGGTTGTAGATCTTGATCGTCGGGAAGAACGCGTCCATGCCGAACGTGCGTGCTTCGTCGGGGATGATCGGGACCACGCGGGGCGCGAACGCCTTGTCGCGCATCAGGTCCTTCAGGAGCCGGACGAAGGCCATGGTCGTGGCGACCTGCTGGTTGCCGGAGCCCTTGCGGGATGACTCGTAGGCCTTGTCGCCGGGCAGCGAGATGAACTTGCTGTCGCCGCGACGTTCCGGCAGGTATCCGCCGAGCTCGCGACGGCGCTGCTGCAGGTACTGGATGCGCGGGTCGTCCTGGCCGGGGCGCACGTACGGCGGCTGGTACGGGTTCTCCTCCAGCTGCGCGTCGGTGATCGGCACGTCCACGCGGTCGCGGAAGCCCTTGAGGTCGTCGAGGGCCAGCTTCTTCATCTGGTGCGTGGCGTTGCGGCCCGCGAAGTGCTTGCCCAGGAAATAGCCCTTGATGGTGTGGGCGAGGATGACCGTCGGCGCGCCGGTGAACTCGGTGGCCGCCTTGTAGGCGGAATACACCTTGGCGAAGTCGTGACCGCCGCGGGTCAGGCGCCAGATCTCGTCGTCGGTCCAGTCCTTGACCATCGCCGAGGTACGCGGGTCACGGTCGAAGAAGTTCTTCCGCACGTAGGCGCCGTCGTTAGCCTTGAAGGTCTGGAAGTCGCCGTCGGTGGTCGAGTTCATGAGGTTGACCAGCGCGCCGTCGGTGTCGTTGGCCAGCAGCGGATCCCAGCCGCGGCCCCAGACGAGCTTGATGACGTTCCAGCCCGCGCCGCGGAAGAAGGCCTCAAGTTCCTGGACGATCTTGCCGTTACCGCGGACGGGGCCGTCGAGGCGCTGCAGGTTGCAGTTGACGACGAACGTCAGGTTGTCGAGCTCCTCGTTGGCGGCCAGCTGCAGCGCGCCACGCGACTCGACCTCGTCCATCTCGCCGTCGCCGAGGAACGCCCATACGCGCTGCTGTGAGGTGTCCTTGATGCCGCGGTTGTGCAGGTAGCGGTTGAACTGGGCCTGCCAGATCGCGTTGATCGGCCCGAGGCCCATCGACACGGTCGGGAACTCCCAGAAGTTGTCCATCTGCCGCGGGTGCGGGTAGCTGGGCAGGGCGCGGAGTTCGCCGTCGACGTAGTGGGAGTGCTCCTGCCGGAAGCCGTCGAGGTCGTCCTCGTCCAGTCGTCCCTCGAGGAAGGCGCGGGCGTACATGCCGGGCGAGGCGTGGCCCTGGAAGTAGATCTGGTCACCGCCGCCCGGGTGGTCCTTGCCGCGGAAGAAGTGGTTGAAGCCGACCTCGTACAGGGTGGCCGACGACGCGTACGACGCGATGTGGCCGCCGACGCCGACGCCGGGGCGCTGCGCCCGGTGCACCATGATGGCCGCGTTCCAGCGGAGCAGACGGCGGATGCCGCGCTCGAGGGTCTCGTCGCCGGGGAAGGCGGGCTCCTGCGAAGCGGGGATGGTGTTGACGTAGTCGGTGCCGGTGAGCGACGGCACGCCGATCTGCCGCTCGCGCGCGCGCTCGAGGAGCTTGAGCATCACGTAACGGGCCCGGTTTCGCCCTCCCGCTTCGATGACGCCGTCGAGCGACTCAAGCCACTCGTCGGTCTCGGCGGGATCGGTATCAGGCAGATTGGTGGGCAGACCATTGAGGATCGGTCCGGCCTCGTTCTGGCTCACAAGAATTCCTCTCGACAACGACACACGGACGGCGCTGAGGCCGCGTCCAGTCAGCCTAGCGCGTGTGCGCGGGGCAGGCATTCTATGCCGGACTGCGACCCTCTCCCCATAGGCTCGCCCCATGAGCATCGTGGTAAGGAGCGCCCGCCCGGACGAGGTCGAGCAGTCCCGCCGGCTGCGGCTCGAGATGCTGGCCGACTCCCCCGACTCGTTCAACGAGCGCCTCGACGACCTGGAGCGCTGGCCGACAAGCCGCTGGGCCTCCCGGCTCACCAGCTCGCTGGCGCCCGACTCGACGCTGCTGGTCGCCGAGGTCGGCGGCGTGTGGATCGGCCAGGCGGCCGGTCGGCTGTACGCCCACTACGACCCTTCCGCGCATATGTGCTGGCGGTCTATGTGGCGCCTGCACACCGGGGCACAGGAATCGCAGCCGCCCTGGTGAGTGGGATCGCGGACTGGGCAACGCGGCAGGGAACCGACCGGCTGTGGCTCGACGTCCACGAGGATGCCGGACCGGCGCGGGCGCTCTACCGGAGGCTGGGGTTCATCGCGACGGGGGTGACGGTGCCGTACATGCACGACCGGAGCCGCAGCCAGGTGGAGCTGGCGCTGTCGCTGGCCGGTCATGATCGGTGACGGCGGGCATGATCCAGTAGCCGCGGCAGTGGCCACGTCGTGATGATCCGCTCCGGCTCGATGTCGGCCTCCACCGCCCGGGCCGCGCCGTAGCTCAGGAAGTCGAGCTGGCCCGGCGCGTGGGCGTCCGAGTCGATGCTGAACAGGCACCCCGCCTCCTTCGCCAGTTCGATCAGCTCCAGGGGAGGGTCCTGGCGTTCCGGGCGGGAGTTGATCTCGACGGCCACGCCGAACATGGCGCAGGCCGCGAACACGATCTCGGCATCGAAACGGGACTGGGCACGCCAGGTGCCGTCGTCGCGCAGCCGCCGCCCGGTGCAGTGGCCGAGCACCGTCGTGTGGGGGTTCGAGACTGCGCCGACCATGCGGGCGGTCATCGTGTCGGCGTCGGCATTCAGGTCGGAGTGGACGGACGCGACGACGATGTCGAGCCCTGCCAGGAGGTCGTCGGAGCGGTCCAGCGACCCGTCGCCGAGGATGTCGACCTCGGAGCCCGGAGCACCCGCACATGGCGCATCTCCTGCACCAGGGCGATCTCCTCCCATTGGGCGGTGAGCCGCTCCCGGGTCAGCCCGTTAGCCACGCGCAGCCGGGGCGAGTGGTCGGTGATCGCGAGGTACTCGTGGCCCAACGCCTCGGCCACCTCCGCCATCTCCCACAGCGGCGAGCCGCCGTCTGACCAGGTGGTGTGGGTGTGCAGATCGCCGCGGAGCAGGGCGCGTAGCCCGTCGCCTGCCGGGGCGAGCGAGGCGGCCCCCGCGGCTCGCCGATCGGCGAGCGCCTGTGGGACCTCACCGGCGACGGCGGCCGCGGCCAGCGCCGCGGTCTTCGGCCCGAATCTTGGCAGCGCCCGCCACTGCGCCTCCGTCGTGGGGACGGCGCCCGGCTCGAGCGCGGCGGCGACCTCGGCCGCCTGCCGGAAGGCGCGGACGCGGTAGGTGTCGGCGCGTTCGCGCTCCAGCCAGAACGCGTACTCGCGCAGGACCGTCTCAGGGGTCGGGAGGGCGGGCATGGGGTCACTGTAGGCCTGGGGCCCGGCCGTGGGCGGCGGGCGGACGGACGTGGTGCGACGCCGATAGGCTGACGCCATGGACCCACGCCCAGGAACCGGCCCTGCCCTGATCTCGTCCGCCCGCATGCGGGCGGGCGTCGTCAAGCGACTCGCGGCCGCTTCCAGTGAAATGAACACTGCCGCGTTGGCCGCGCTCGCCTCGCGGCATGCCTGGTTCGGTCAGCTCGACGCGGAGAGCCGGTCCTGGATCGGCGTGCTGGCGCGCTCCGGCATCGACGGATTCGTCACCTGGTTCGCCGGCGACGAGTTCGACCCCGAGTCGATCTTCGGTGCCGCCCCGCGGGTGATGGCACGACGGATCTCACTGCAGCAGACCGTCGACCTGGTCCGCACCACCACCGATGTCGTCGAGGAACAGATCGGGCTGCTGCTCCCCCGCAGCGACCGGCAGCCGCTGCAGCTCGGCATCGTCTTCTACTCCCGCGAGATCGCCTTCGCCGCCGCCGCGATCTACGCCCGCGCCGCCGAGTCGCGGGGCGCCTGGGACTCCCGCATCGAGGCGACCATCGTGGACGCCGTCGTCCGCGCGGAGGCCGACGACAACGTCCTGTCACGCGCCTCCACCCTGGGGTGGAGCGACTCCACCCACGTCGTCGTCGCCGTCGGTGGTGCGCCGGAACAGGCCCAGCTGGAGGGGCTCCGCAGGAGCGCGGTCAAGCTGCGTCTCGAGGTGCTCGCCGCGACGCAAGGCGACCGGCTCGTCTGCATCTTCGGCGGTCCCGGCGTCGGGGAACCCGTCACCACCTGCGAGCGGATCGCACAGCTCGCCGAGCATTTCGCGCCAGGGCCGGTCGTCGTCGGGCCGACGGTGGACGGGTTGACGGGGGCCCACAACTCCGCCCGGGCCGCCGCCTCCGGGTACCGCGCCGCGAAGGCATGGCCGGAGGGGCCGGCGACGATGCTGTCGCACGATCTGCTGCCGGAGCGGGCCCTGGCCGGCGACGGCCACGCCAGGCGCAGCCTCGCCACGGAGATCTTCCCTGCGCTGGCCGCCAACAAGGAACTCCTCGACACGTGCGTCGGGTTCCTCGACAACGGCAGTTCGATGGAGGCGACGGCGCGGGCCCTGTTCGTGCACCCCAACACGGTGCGGTACCGCCTCAAGCGGATTCAGGACGTGACCGGCTACAACCCGTCCGACCCGCGCGAGGCGTACGTGCTGCGCATGGCGATCACGCTGGGCCGGCTGCACGAGGCATGACACCTGTGTGATTCACGGCACCCGACAACCCCGGACGGCCTGAGCACCCTTGTGTCCCCGGTGTCGTTGTGGACCTCCCACAAACGGCCCCCTGCTTTTTTCGTTGCCTTCGCGCGCCCACGTGGCCGGACCGAGCGGGCACAGTTGGACCGTGCTAGCAATCGTCGCGCCCGGACAGGGCGCCCAGACCCCCGGCTACCTCGTGCCCTGGCTCGAGGACGCCGTCCTGCGTGACCAGCTGGCGGTCCTGTCGGAGGCCGCCGGGCTCGACCTTGCCCACTACGGAACCGCGGCCGACGCCGACGAGATCCGCGATACCGCCGTCGCGCAGCCGCTGTTGGTGGCCTCGGCGCTGCTGAGCGGCCGGGCGCTGCTGGGCGGGCACGTCGCCCCCGAACTCCTGCTGGCCGGCCATTCCGTCGGTGAGCTCGCGGCGCTGGCCCTCGCCGGTGTCTTCTCCGACGCCGCCGCCATGCGACTGGTCGCCGTCCGTGGCACCGCGATGGCCGAGGCATCCGCCGTCCGCCCCACCTCCATGACCGCCGTCGTCTCGGGAGACCGCGACGAGGTGCTCGCCGCCATCGAGGCGGCCGGGCTGACCGCCGCCAACAACAACGGCACGGGCCAGATCGTCGCGGCCGGCACCGTCGAGCAGTTGGAGGCGCTGGCCGCGAACCCGCCGCGGAGGGCCCGCCTGGTGCCGTTGAGCGTCGCCGGCGCCTTCCACACCGTCCACATGGAGCCAGCCGTCGCGCGGCTCGCCGCTGTCGCCTCCGAGCTGACGCTCGCCGACCCGGTGTGCGCTGTCCTTACCAACGCGGACGGCTCGGTCGTCGCGGACGGGACGGTCGCCGTCGAACGGCTCGTCAACCAGGTCGCCAACCCGGTCCGCTGGGATCTGTGCATGGAGACCCTCGCCGCCAGGGGTGTCACCGGCCTGC
The DNA window shown above is from Tessaracoccus defluvii and carries:
- a CDS encoding DUF3052 domain-containing protein, with the protein product MAGGKAPGTSKETPDGAELLGLTLDMVVQELGWDEDVDADLRDQIMDLIDAEMVDEPLEAVDAVILWWRDEDGDVADGLVDATTDLASGGFVWLLTPKVGRPGFISAASLAEGVTVAGLSLTSTANVAHDWQATKVVRPKGARK
- a CDS encoding PucR family transcriptional regulator, with the translated sequence MDPRPGTGPALISSARMRAGVVKRLAAASSEMNTAALAALASRHAWFGQLDAESRSWIGVLARSGIDGFVTWFAGDEFDPESIFGAAPRVMARRISLQQTVDLVRTTTDVVEEQIGLLLPRSDRQPLQLGIVFYSREIAFAAAAIYARAAESRGAWDSRIEATIVDAVVRAEADDNVLSRASTLGWSDSTHVVVAVGGAPEQAQLEGLRRSAVKLRLEVLAATQGDRLVCIFGGPGVGEPVTTCERIAQLAEHFAPGPVVVGPTVDGLTGAHNSARAAASGYRAAKAWPEGPATMLSHDLLPERALAGDGHARRSLATEIFPALAANKELLDTCVGFLDNGSSMEATARALFVHPNTVRYRLKRIQDVTGYNPSDPREAYVLRMAITLGRLHEA
- a CDS encoding PHP domain-containing protein, translated to MLGDGSLDRSDDLLAGLDIVVASVHSDLNADADTMTARMVGAVSNPHTTVLGHCTGRRLRDDGTWRAQSRFDAEIVFAACAMFGVAVEINSRPERQDPPLELIELAKEAGCLFSIDSDAHAPGQLDFLSYGAARAVEADIEPERIITTWPLPRLLDHARRHRS
- a CDS encoding ACP S-malonyltransferase; translation: MLAIVAPGQGAQTPGYLVPWLEDAVLRDQLAVLSEAAGLDLAHYGTAADADEIRDTAVAQPLLVASALLSGRALLGGHVAPELLLAGHSVGELAALALAGVFSDAAAMRLVAVRGTAMAEASAVRPTSMTAVVSGDRDEVLAAIEAAGLTAANNNGTGQIVAAGTVEQLEALAANPPRRARLVPLSVAGAFHTVHMEPAVARLAAVASELTLADPVCAVLTNADGSVVADGTVAVERLVNQVANPVRWDLCMETLAARGVTGLLELAPAGTLTKIAQRNLKGVELFNLNSPDQLDEARAFVATHVAAQPEQK
- a CDS encoding 6-phosphofructokinase, whose product is MTSGGDAQGMNAAVRAIVRAGIHAGVEVFAVQEGWQGAIEGGEQIVQLNWSDVSGILPKGGTMIGTARSPEFRTREGQLTAVENLIERGIDRLIVIGGDGSLSGSRELCLAWPGLVQELVAAGRLTPEAAAAHPRVAIVGLVGSIDNDMVGTDMTIGTDSALHRITDAIDAISSTAESHRRTFIVEVMGRRCGYLALMSAIAGGADYTFLPESPPRDGWEDRMVDVLGRGRAAGRRDSVIVVAEGAADRDGEPITAERVQQVLLDRTGEEARITILGHVQRGGTPSAYDRWMATACGVEAVHQVLDAGETDEPMLVGMRRDHVVSVPLLQAVEDTHRVADYIAEGDFDAAIEARGVGFTTMVDIYRVLSEATPTVTAVAPARRVAIMHAGALAPGMNQLARVAVRSGLDRGFEMVAVQGGVPGLVEGALREVGWSDVEGMANTGGADFGTRRYVPTEAELYQMARSLEDHRIDALLVMGGFHAYATVDLMERERKRYTAFSIPIAVLPASIDNNLPGWPMSVGSDTALNTVVDAIDMVRMSASASKRAFVVETMGRGCGFLPLMGAIAGGAEKAYLPETGISLEQLTADVAALVDSFESGRSFYLTVMGEDASEHYTGEVIARLFEAEGRGLYSVRQAVIGHMQQGGVPSPFDRINATRLAYLAIANLDGQLASGTSNIVAASSSAEGMFGPWRVVTEDMDWEAQRPLDEWWMRLRPVFAQLSRRPGQE
- a CDS encoding GNAT family N-acetyltransferase; the encoded protein is MAPAHRGTGIAAALVSGIADWATRQGTDRLWLDVHEDAGPARALYRRLGFIATGVTVPYMHDRSRSQVELALSLAGHDR
- a CDS encoding PHP domain-containing protein yields the protein MPALPTPETVLREYAFWLERERADTYRVRAFRQAAEVAAALEPGAVPTTEAQWRALPRFGPKTAALAAAAVAGEVPQALADRRAAGAASLAPAGDGLRALLRGDLHTHTTWSDGGSPLWEMAEVAEALGHEYLAITDHSPRLRVANGLTRERLTAQWEEIALVQEMRHVRVLRAPRSTSSATGRWTAPTTSWQGSTSSSRPSTPT
- a CDS encoding cellulase-like family protein produces the protein MSDRYLGTGHLPEAAADGLTGAVPEHLPRRLAITLWDFSWYTRAGAGEPYADLDAVCADAASLGYNTIRICAAPLLLFGGLGLDDLATGLEIEGLGPAPTGGFYGQNTRWYDTPGGYRIDLRSRLAELFDAAARHGLHLILASWEYQQSPSFARSSDWFTAIDAVPLERRYGVLADAWHRLIGWATTLGHRDRIALVELHNEVDFSILPDLRDGGEEPLRRLRSAHPDLLITAGYGKPPHLAMHRVSAALGAAQFHVYSYGVLDALQRRIDIRDEDSEGFPNAPLRALLRPDAPSPTAYGTPAPWKLQATVVTSQMIYGYDWVDPEAWDRWLYEEYGRYHEVMHREIQSRVLAIAAWARWREVPAVIGEGWVGYTPLHGTFEEGILGRALAEHGVRTAIANGIWGVVPGSNAAPHHPLWEQRDWQRAVNRLILSPAPQG
- the aceE gene encoding pyruvate dehydrogenase (acetyl-transferring), homodimeric type, whose product is MSQNEAGPILNGLPTNLPDTDPAETDEWLESLDGVIEAGGRNRARYVMLKLLERARERQIGVPSLTGTDYVNTIPASQEPAFPGDETLERGIRRLLRWNAAIMVHRAQRPGVGVGGHIASYASSATLYEVGFNHFFRGKDHPGGGDQIYFQGHASPGMYARAFLEGRLDEDDLDGFRQEHSHYVDGELRALPSYPHPRQMDNFWEFPTVSMGLGPINAIWQAQFNRYLHNRGIKDTSQQRVWAFLGDGEMDEVESRGALQLAANEELDNLTFVVNCNLQRLDGPVRGNGKIVQELEAFFRGAGWNVIKLVWGRGWDPLLANDTDGALVNLMNSTTDGDFQTFKANDGAYVRKNFFDRDPRTSAMVKDWTDDEIWRLTRGGHDFAKVYSAYKAATEFTGAPTVILAHTIKGYFLGKHFAGRNATHQMKKLALDDLKGFRDRVDVPITDAQLEENPYQPPYVRPGQDDPRIQYLQQRRRELGGYLPERRGDSKFISLPGDKAYESSRKGSGNQQVATTMAFVRLLKDLMRDKAFAPRVVPIIPDEARTFGMDAFFPTIKIYNPHGQNYTPVDNELFLSYRESKSGQILHTGINEAGSVASFTAAGSSYSTHGEPMVPIYIFYSMFGFQRTGDAMWAAADQLTRGFMIGATAGRTTLTGEGTQHMDGHSPILASTNTAVVSYDPAYGYEIAHIMRDGLRRMYGEQPENVMYYLTVYNEPIVQPAEPEGIEVEGILRGMYLVKPGSFDGVGEDARRAQILASGVGMAWAIEAQELLKADYGIVADVWSVTSWGELRREGLQADERAFHDPFGQHEPTWVEQKLAGAPGPVVAVSDYMRAVPDQIRQWVPGDYTTLGADGFGFSDTRAAARRYFNIDGPSIAVAVLQRLAVAGEVPQEWATEAAAKWKLDDVTAGSSGNAGGDA